The following proteins come from a genomic window of Bacteroidales bacterium:
- a CDS encoding OmpA family protein, translating into MRKTKLILLFALVVFYLDLPVLFAQKQLKKADIEFQKKNYFTCIPIYKLALKKQKDSSVIGLIYFKIAESYRFGNHFSEAQNWYSKAIKSGYSNPAAYYNYADMLLINCNYDEAKIYFDKYLESQPNDEKALLKLKSVDFVKGNKEETPIYEIKNEQELNSKFSEYSPTVFKDKIIFASSRFEGGDSSQKYYYSYTGQGFSDFYESKYDANTSTWQKPVKLKGGINSKYNDGTMFYDEKNNVAYFMQCNGYNGKEINCNIFCSSVDEKNNTWSEPKILEYNNKQYSIGHPAFTSDMKKMFFVSDMPGSIGNKDIWMLMKNDDGKWSSEPVNLGKEINTEANEMFPYILGDSLLYFASDGNIGYGGLDIYYSKIKNNNFSKPVNIGAPFNSCSDDFGIVFLGNDSGLFCSNRTGGIGDDDIYSFKLLPVNITASGLITDKETKQIIPNAIIILKGTNGIVDSTLSDSTGHYKFLNLTPNVSYSIDVTAKKFGYLSETKTVAIPKEKNSKNFCKAIGCDLDFELTKIVEEKEITIPEIYYDFDKWDLRDTSKKSLNKIVKMLNENPKINIRINSHTDDRGSEEYNYVLSDNRAQSVVNYLIEKGINPVRLTSKGWGKSKLLIQNAKTEEEHQLNRRTTFNIINASEVSSVYHQVQLQKIEDRIRVKQEIASSNENKVSNNYSKINITETHILSERRSDQIEFRVQFAASFNVPLDKSGYKQIEAEITDYKIEYTHQSDGYYRYTVGSFTDLSEAKQLLKIVKKIGYDKAFITAYKGNDKISVNEAKQLLKVK; encoded by the coding sequence ATGAGAAAAACAAAATTAATTTTATTATTCGCTTTAGTGGTTTTTTATCTGGACTTACCTGTATTGTTTGCCCAAAAACAGCTTAAAAAAGCAGATATTGAATTTCAGAAAAAAAATTATTTTACTTGCATTCCAATATACAAGCTGGCTTTAAAAAAACAAAAAGACAGTTCTGTTATAGGGCTTATATATTTTAAAATTGCCGAAAGTTACAGATTTGGCAATCATTTCTCTGAAGCTCAGAACTGGTATTCAAAAGCAATTAAAAGCGGATATTCCAATCCGGCAGCTTATTATAATTATGCCGATATGCTTTTAATCAATTGCAACTATGATGAAGCAAAAATATATTTCGACAAATATCTTGAATCTCAACCGAATGACGAAAAAGCACTATTAAAGCTGAAATCCGTTGATTTTGTCAAAGGTAATAAAGAAGAAACACCGATATATGAAATTAAAAATGAACAGGAATTGAATTCAAAATTCAGCGAATACAGTCCTACTGTTTTTAAAGATAAAATTATTTTTGCATCTTCCCGATTTGAAGGTGGCGACAGCAGTCAAAAATATTATTATTCATATACAGGTCAGGGTTTTTCTGATTTTTATGAATCAAAGTATGATGCGAATACATCAACATGGCAGAAACCCGTGAAACTAAAGGGTGGTATAAATTCGAAATACAATGACGGCACGATGTTTTATGATGAAAAAAATAATGTTGCTTATTTTATGCAGTGCAACGGTTATAATGGAAAAGAAATAAACTGTAATATTTTTTGTTCTTCGGTTGATGAAAAAAATAATACTTGGTCTGAGCCAAAAATTCTTGAATATAACAATAAGCAATACAGCATAGGTCATCCTGCTTTTACATCGGACATGAAAAAAATGTTTTTTGTTTCCGATATGCCCGGAAGCATTGGCAATAAAGATATATGGATGCTGATGAAAAATGATGACGGCAAATGGAGCAGCGAACCTGTTAATTTGGGAAAAGAAATAAATACCGAAGCAAATGAAATGTTTCCTTATATTCTCGGCGATTCATTGTTGTATTTTGCTTCCGATGGAAATATTGGTTATGGCGGACTTGATATTTATTATTCAAAGATTAAGAATAATAATTTTTCAAAACCTGTTAATATAGGTGCTCCCTTCAATTCGTGTTCTGATGATTTCGGGATTGTTTTTCTTGGAAATGATTCCGGCTTGTTTTGTTCAAACAGAACAGGCGGCATCGGCGACGATGATATTTATTCTTTTAAATTACTTCCTGTTAATATTACTGCTTCCGGTTTGATTACCGATAAAGAAACAAAACAAATAATACCTAATGCAATTATAATTTTGAAAGGAACTAATGGTATTGTGGATTCAACATTAAGCGATTCAACAGGGCATTATAAATTTTTAAATCTGACTCCAAACGTAAGTTATTCAATTGATGTTACAGCAAAAAAATTCGGCTACCTTTCCGAAACTAAAACAGTTGCCATTCCTAAAGAAAAAAACAGCAAGAATTTTTGCAAAGCAATAGGTTGTGATTTGGATTTTGAATTAACAAAAATTGTTGAAGAAAAGGAAATCACCATTCCCGAAATTTATTACGATTTTGATAAATGGGATTTAAGAGACACTTCAAAAAAGTCGCTTAACAAAATTGTTAAAATGCTAAATGAAAATCCGAAAATAAATATCAGAATAAATTCGCACACAGATGACCGCGGTTCGGAAGAATATAATTATGTATTATCAGATAACAGAGCTCAATCTGTGGTGAATTATTTAATTGAAAAGGGAATCAATCCTGTACGTCTCACTTCAAAGGGCTGGGGAAAATCAAAGCTTTTGATACAAAATGCTAAAACAGAAGAAGAACATCAGCTGAACAGAAGAACTACCTTTAACATTATAAATGCTTCTGAAGTAAGTTCAGTATATCATCAGGTTCAGTTACAGAAAATAGAAGACAGAATAAGAGTAAAGCAGGAAATTGCTTCATCAAACGAAAATAAAGTGAGCAATAATTACAGTAAAATAAACATAACTGAAACTCATATTTTAAGCGAAAGAAGAAGCGACCAGATTGAATTCCGGGTTCAGTTTGCTGCATCATTCAACGTTCCCCTTGATAAAAGCGGTTATAAACAAATCGAAGCTGAAATTACCGACTACAAAATTGAGTATACACATCAAAGCGATGGTTATTACAGATATACTGTTGGCTCATTTACCGACCTTAGCGAAGCAAAACAATTACTCAAAATAGT
- a CDS encoding PKD domain-containing protein, which translates to MKLKIISLLIIAFSVIKYSSAQAPVANFTANDTDGCGLLVVHFTDLSTNVPTSWDWDFGDGTAHAFIKNPTHAYFSSGIYTVRLIATNVSGSNTKTKTNYIIVHKPPTVDFSANIFSGCSPLTVNFTNLSIQGDTTITTVQWDFGDGNSSNQQNPTHIYSNAGTFNVTLTVIDANGCVKTLVKSNYITASVRPTASFTNSQPLSCTAPLSVTFTNTSSGGVPPYTYFWDFGDGTTSNAINPIHNYTTSGNFTVRLIVSPANGCFDTITKVDLIKINTFTADFSANKLIGCSPLTVGFSDISTGATSWTWNFGDGNSSTIHNPTHQYTPTGSYTVTFIAINSVGCRDTMIKINYIVVNNGPVVDFSTNDTTACNAPFVVNFTDNTPGATNWVWNFGDGGSANTVNPSHTYLTTGSFNVSLTVTDVNGCSATLTKNNYIKISSPIVDFMSDTISGCIPLPINFVDSSKSISLITSWQWDFGDSSPIGTTNPITTTYTVTGTFNVTLTVTDSRGCTSSLTKTAYIRTGTLPVADFIASPLTNCRPDTVRFTDLSTPAGNINSWNWSFGDGGISNDTNPRYVYGDTGTFTVRLTVSFNGCSDTTSKINYIHILVPKAEFVVVNVCDSPYVAKFINISDGADTCTWKFGDATPDSITPGNAFPYDTIKHKFAGTGSYIVRLYVKNNTTGCIDSTTQTVQVATISANFLVTTPSSCQYDSITFTDNSTTPVAFPITKRYWYWGDGSPRDNDTINAIVAHPYASSGTYTVTYVAINAGCRDTLIKSIPIIIRDLPTPMFTADTLTGCTPFTVKFTDASTAVPPATDSLWIWNFGDGTIDTNNVGGLTTHVYYTRGTYTVSLKIIDSFGCDSTVTIPNYIIPTHPYTGFTVNPTTCSGSAVSFTNTSTGTGLNYTWNFGDGISSSTTVSPITHVYSPTITTTYSVSLTAVDINGCDSLFVDTITISKPVANFGADSLIAGCPPFQVNFLDSSSADVTSWSWNFGDGSPATTIKNPLHTFVNSGSYTVRLIVTNADGCKDTLTRPNYVFVDGPTGTFTFTPTSGCAPFTVTFTATASNTDMYEWVFGDGNTSVGPGNVVTHDYTIGNTYTPVLVLYDYTTISGDTCILNVVSPQTLLVKNANVDFSADKVFSCHDTTIQFADLTTAFPGVTSWQWYFGDGDSSHFQHPSHYYGTIGTYTVTLTVNVNGCLYTSTKPSYIVISSTPDAKFYLNPNYVIVNDNIAFIDSTLGIVNIWNWDFGDGTTSSLQNPFHAFQTSGTYKVKLTVSTNDGCFDTYSKDVIVDLEIPNAFTPDGDGINDVFLKYQPLIIVNRWGQTLYEGVDGWDGTYNGKEVLPGTYFYILTLKDAENNSRKVYGSVTLIRKK; encoded by the coding sequence ATGAAACTAAAAATCATATCGCTTTTAATAATTGCTTTTTCTGTTATTAAATATTCGTCGGCACAAGCACCAGTGGCTAATTTTACTGCGAACGACACCGATGGTTGCGGTTTGCTGGTTGTACATTTTACCGATTTGTCAACAAATGTACCTACTTCATGGGACTGGGATTTTGGTGATGGCACGGCTCATGCGTTTATTAAAAATCCTACGCACGCTTATTTCAGTTCGGGAATATATACTGTAAGATTGATTGCTACTAATGTTTCGGGAAGTAATACAAAAACAAAAACAAATTATATTATCGTACACAAACCGCCAACAGTGGACTTTTCGGCAAATATTTTTTCGGGCTGTTCTCCGTTAACTGTGAATTTTACAAATTTATCCATACAAGGCGATACAACGATAACAACTGTGCAATGGGATTTTGGCGATGGCAATAGTTCAAATCAACAAAATCCTACTCATATTTATAGTAACGCCGGTACATTTAATGTTACGTTAACTGTTATTGATGCAAATGGTTGTGTTAAAACTTTGGTGAAATCGAATTACATAACAGCAAGTGTCAGACCAACTGCTTCTTTTACAAATTCACAGCCGTTATCATGCACTGCTCCTTTGTCGGTTACTTTTACAAATACTTCATCAGGGGGAGTTCCTCCTTATACATATTTTTGGGATTTTGGTGATGGAACAACTTCAAATGCTATCAATCCTATACACAATTATACAACTTCAGGCAATTTCACTGTACGCTTAATAGTAAGTCCTGCAAACGGATGCTTTGATACAATAACCAAAGTAGATTTAATAAAGATAAATACATTTACTGCCGATTTTTCTGCTAATAAATTAATAGGATGCAGCCCATTAACAGTTGGGTTTTCCGATATTTCAACAGGTGCAACTTCATGGACGTGGAATTTTGGTGATGGCAATAGTTCCACCATACATAATCCAACTCACCAATATACTCCTACCGGCTCTTATACGGTTACTTTCATTGCTATAAACTCTGTCGGGTGCAGAGATACTATGATAAAAATAAATTATATTGTTGTAAATAACGGACCTGTTGTAGATTTTTCAACAAATGACACGACAGCTTGCAATGCTCCGTTTGTTGTTAATTTTACCGACAATACTCCGGGTGCAACTAATTGGGTGTGGAACTTTGGTGATGGTGGTTCTGCCAATACAGTTAATCCTTCCCATACTTATTTAACAACCGGTAGTTTTAACGTTTCACTTACAGTAACTGATGTAAACGGATGTTCAGCAACTTTAACAAAAAACAACTATATTAAAATTTCCTCTCCAATAGTTGATTTTATGTCCGATACAATTAGTGGTTGTATTCCATTACCTATTAATTTTGTAGATTCAAGTAAATCCATTAGCTTAATAACGAGCTGGCAGTGGGATTTTGGTGATAGTTCGCCAATTGGAACAACCAACCCGATAACTACTACTTATACTGTTACCGGAACATTTAACGTTACGCTCACAGTAACCGACAGCAGAGGATGCACTTCTTCCTTAACAAAAACGGCATATATCAGAACAGGAACGCTTCCGGTTGCTGATTTTATTGCATCACCTTTAACAAATTGCCGTCCCGACACAGTTAGATTTACTGATTTATCAACTCCTGCAGGCAATATAAACAGTTGGAATTGGAGTTTCGGTGATGGCGGAATTTCTAATGATACAAATCCCAGATATGTTTATGGTGATACAGGTACATTCACTGTTCGCCTAACTGTTAGCTTCAACGGATGTTCTGATACTACAAGTAAAATAAATTATATTCACATATTGGTACCTAAAGCTGAGTTCGTTGTTGTCAACGTATGCGATTCACCTTATGTTGCAAAATTCATCAACATCTCAGATGGCGCTGATACTTGCACTTGGAAATTCGGTGATGCAACTCCCGATTCTATTACCCCAGGAAATGCCTTTCCTTACGATACTATAAAACATAAATTTGCCGGTACCGGAAGTTATATAGTCCGGCTTTATGTAAAAAATAATACAACGGGTTGTATTGATTCCACCACACAAACAGTTCAGGTTGCCACAATATCTGCGAATTTTTTAGTTACTACGCCATCAAGTTGTCAATATGATAGTATAACTTTTACGGACAATTCAACTACTCCCGTGGCTTTTCCTATAACAAAAAGATATTGGTATTGGGGCGACGGCTCTCCAAGAGATAATGATACTATTAACGCTATTGTTGCTCATCCTTATGCTTCATCAGGTACATATACTGTTACCTATGTTGCAATAAATGCTGGTTGTAGAGATACTCTTATAAAATCAATACCTATTATTATTCGCGATTTGCCTACTCCTATGTTTACTGCTGATACATTAACAGGATGTACTCCTTTTACTGTGAAATTTACGGATGCATCAACGGCAGTACCTCCTGCAACCGATTCATTGTGGATATGGAATTTTGGCGATGGTACAATAGATACAAATAATGTTGGTGGACTTACTACGCATGTTTATTACACGAGAGGAACATATACGGTATCTTTGAAAATTATTGATTCGTTCGGATGCGACAGCACAGTGACTATACCAAACTATATTATCCCAACTCATCCTTATACCGGATTTACTGTTAATCCAACAACATGCAGTGGAAGCGCAGTAAGTTTCACAAACACATCAACCGGTACTGGTCTTAATTATACATGGAATTTTGGTGATGGAATATCATCTTCCACAACGGTATCGCCTATTACACATGTTTATTCGCCAACTATTACAACAACATATAGTGTTTCACTTACGGCTGTTGATATAAATGGATGTGACAGTTTATTTGTGGATACAATTACCATTTCAAAACCTGTTGCGAATTTTGGAGCCGACAGCTTAATTGCCGGATGTCCACCATTTCAGGTTAATTTTTTAGATTCATCATCAGCCGATGTAACTTCATGGTCGTGGAACTTTGGTGATGGCAGTCCTGCTACTACAATAAAAAATCCACTGCATACATTTGTAAATTCCGGTTCATATACCGTCAGATTGATTGTTACCAATGCCGATGGATGTAAAGATACACTCACAAGACCAAATTACGTATTTGTTGACGGTCCGACCGGTACATTCACCTTTACTCCTACAAGCGGTTGCGCTCCTTTTACTGTAACATTTACAGCAACTGCTTCAAATACCGATATGTATGAATGGGTTTTTGGAGATGGGAACACTTCCGTAGGTCCTGGCAATGTTGTTACACATGACTACACAATAGGAAACACTTATACTCCTGTTCTGGTTCTTTATGATTACACAACTATTTCGGGTGATACCTGCATATTAAATGTTGTTTCACCACAAACGTTATTAGTTAAAAATGCCAATGTTGATTTTTCTGCAGATAAAGTTTTTTCATGTCATGATACAACAATACAGTTTGCCGATTTGACTACTGCATTTCCCGGCGTTACTTCGTGGCAATGGTATTTTGGCGATGGTGATTCAAGTCACTTTCAGCATCCATCGCATTATTATGGTACAATTGGAACTTATACGGTAACTTTAACGGTTAATGTAAATGGCTGTTTATATACTTCCACAAAGCCAAGTTATATAGTCATTTCAAGTACTCCTGATGCTAAATTTTATTTAAACCCTAATTATGTTATAGTAAATGATAATATTGCATTTATTGACTCGACTTTGGGTATAGTTAATATCTGGAATTGGGATTTCGGCGATGGAACAACATCAAGTCTGCAAAACCCTTTTCATGCATTTCAAACATCGGGAACGTATAAAGTAAAACTCACTGTTTCTACTAACGATGGTTGCTTCGATACATATTCAAAAGATGTTATTGTTGACCTTGAAATTCCCAATGCTTTCACTCCCGATGGTGATGGAATTAATGATGTTTTCCTGAAATACCAGCCGCTGATTATAGTCAATCGCTGGGGACAAACATTGTACGAAGGAGTTGATGGGTGGGACGGAACTTATAACGGAAAAGAAGTTTTACCGGGAACATATTTTTACATTTTAACTTTAAAAGATGCTGAAAATAATTCAAGAAAAGTTTATGGTTCGGTTACATTAATCAGAAAAAAATAA